One window from the genome of candidate division WOR-3 bacterium encodes:
- a CDS encoding NAD(P)-dependent oxidoreductase — protein sequence MAKVLVTGANGFIGSHIVEGLLEKKYQVRALVRKSANLQWIKDLPIEIFYGAISNYTDLLKAVTDIDFVIHCAGATKGITEKDYTTANVIGTQNLLKACLEYNQTLKRFIFISTISAVGPSPTHWPITETKTCTPVSIYGKTKLQAESEVLAIKDIVPSVILRLCAIYGPRDHEMLAFFKFLNMGICPVFGGLVSMCYVKDVVSATMLCLEKEILSGTIYHISDGKCYNVIDVAKVIETILGKKAIKIKVPNAMLKLYADIINFFRPNSTVLNSDKIKELIQPCWVCDIDKIKTEIGFMPQYSLEQGLKETIQWYKEHHWL from the coding sequence ATGGCAAAAGTTTTAGTTACCGGAGCCAACGGGTTTATTGGCAGTCATATTGTAGAAGGATTGTTAGAGAAAAAATATCAAGTGCGAGCTTTGGTAAGAAAAAGCGCAAATTTGCAGTGGATAAAAGACCTGCCGATTGAGATTTTTTATGGTGCGATTAGTAATTATACAGACCTACTCAAAGCAGTTACTGACATTGACTTTGTTATTCACTGTGCAGGAGCGACAAAAGGAATTACAGAAAAAGATTATACAACAGCAAATGTTATTGGCACCCAGAATCTATTAAAAGCCTGTCTGGAATATAATCAGACGCTTAAGCGGTTTATATTTATCTCGACCATTTCCGCGGTAGGACCGTCGCCAACTCATTGGCCGATCACTGAAACTAAAACTTGCACTCCCGTCAGTATCTATGGAAAGACGAAGTTACAAGCCGAGTCTGAGGTGTTGGCGATAAAAGACATAGTTCCCTCCGTAATTCTTCGTCTCTGTGCAATATACGGACCACGAGACCATGAAATGCTTGCTTTTTTTAAGTTTCTTAATATGGGCATTTGTCCTGTTTTCGGTGGTTTGGTTTCGATGTGTTATGTAAAAGATGTTGTTTCAGCAACAATGTTATGTTTAGAAAAAGAGATTTTGTCAGGAACGATATATCATATCTCGGACGGTAAATGTTATAATGTTATTGATGTTGCGAAAGTTATAGAAACGATACTGGGCAAAAAGGCCATTAAAATAAAAGTTCCCAACGCGATGCTTAAACTCTATGCCGATATAATTAATTTCTTTAGACCTAATTCTACGGTGCTAAATTCTGATAAGATTAAAGAACTTATTCAACCATGTTGGGTTTGTGATATTGATAAAATAAAGACTGAGATTGGATTTATGCCACAATATAGTTTAGAGCAAGGATTAAAAGAGACGATTCAATGGTATAAAGAACATCATTGGCTCTGA
- a CDS encoding peptidoglycan DD-metalloendopeptidase family protein → MMSFIVRITRIVFYQSLLALSLIIGSCSQKPTHKPVKPKIAIQNYTIKSGEVLSTLLNRVGILPSTNEKIMKSLSLINFPFKSIRTTDTFKFFYQNDTLIKIEYKKNYANIYLIRLQNDTPSVAMAYINVQTEPKLVKGAISSSLYESMLNQGETAELVSDYADILSWEIDFFTETQTGDSFFVLVEKKYVDSLCVAYGQIKAVRYKGRIGDFYGFYFIDPKGNKDYYDKEGKSLRKAFLKSPLRYSRVSSFFSKRRYHPILRIVRPHHGVDYVAPQGTPVSAIGDGTITFAGWKQGYGRLIEIAHAQRFKSRYGHLSGFGAGIRTGKKVYQGQVIGYVGATGLATGPHLHFEILRNGQWVNPLKIIPPRAEPVKPEYFSLYAQHRDSLTQLLKHQ, encoded by the coding sequence ATGATGTCATTCATTGTTCGTATCACGCGCATTGTTTTTTACCAATCACTTTTAGCCTTATCATTGATAATTGGGAGTTGCAGTCAAAAGCCCACCCATAAGCCAGTAAAGCCTAAAATTGCTATACAAAATTACACAATTAAGTCCGGTGAAGTTCTAAGCACACTCTTAAACCGCGTAGGAATCTTGCCATCAACTAATGAAAAAATAATGAAATCGCTTTCACTGATAAACTTTCCATTCAAAAGCATTAGAACCACAGATACTTTTAAGTTTTTTTATCAGAACGATACTTTAATAAAAATCGAGTATAAGAAAAATTATGCTAACATTTATCTCATCCGCCTACAAAATGACACCCCTTCGGTTGCAATGGCGTATATCAATGTCCAAACCGAACCTAAATTAGTAAAAGGTGCGATATCCTCGTCATTATACGAGTCAATGCTTAACCAAGGAGAAACTGCAGAACTGGTATCTGATTATGCAGATATATTATCCTGGGAAATCGATTTTTTTACAGAAACCCAGACCGGTGATTCTTTCTTTGTATTAGTAGAAAAAAAATATGTTGATTCGTTATGCGTTGCATATGGACAAATAAAAGCAGTAAGGTATAAAGGAAGAATTGGCGATTTCTATGGATTTTATTTTATTGACCCCAAAGGAAATAAAGACTATTATGACAAAGAAGGTAAATCTTTGCGCAAAGCATTCTTAAAATCACCTTTGCGCTATTCTCGCGTCAGTTCTTTTTTTAGTAAAAGAAGATATCATCCGATTTTAAGAATTGTCCGTCCCCATCACGGTGTTGATTATGTTGCGCCCCAAGGAACTCCTGTATCTGCGATTGGCGATGGCACGATTACTTTTGCTGGTTGGAAACAAGGTTATGGTCGATTAATCGAGATTGCTCATGCTCAAAGATTCAAATCACGCTATGGCCATCTAAGTGGTTTTGGTGCCGGCATAAGAACTGGCAAAAAAGTCTACCAAGGGCAAGTTATTGGTTATGTTGGTGCAACCGGGTTAGCCACCGGACCGCATCTTCATTTTGAAATCTTGCGCAATGGACAATGGGTTAATCCATTAAAAATAATTCCGCCTCGAGCCGAACCAGTAAAACCTGAATATTTTTCTTTATATGCCCAACATCGTGATAGCCTAACTCAACTATTAAAACACCAATAA
- the aspS gene encoding aspartate--tRNA(Asn) ligase, which produces MKRTLANEVKNHIGETIMLKGWVHQIRALGKINFILLRDRTGIVQTIVLDPKIDISDIERESVVTIYGKPKVEKQAPGGYEVEVTSIEVIEKCIAPLPFEVNRATELTNVKIDTILDHRPFSLRNPELGSIFRIQAEIVRAFADFLRNDGFLQIHTSKIISAGTEGGTNLFPIQYFEQKAYLAQSPQFYKQMLVGAGYERVFEIGFVYRAEDHATSRHINEYLSLDFEMGFIDSEQDVINQEIRLLKYIFESLRKNCAEELKLHNAELPEINDIPQLRLSEAIKILKDKYHKQMASEGDLDPEAERLICDYAKKEFNSDFIYITHYPAEARPFYTMPAENGLTRGFDLLYKGLEVTTGSQRIHNYYMLVENMKKFGLNPENFEFYLEIFKFGMPPHGGLAIGTERLTQQILNLKNIREASLFPRDRYRLTP; this is translated from the coding sequence ATGAAGCGAACGCTTGCCAACGAAGTCAAAAATCATATTGGTGAAACCATAATGCTTAAAGGCTGGGTTCATCAAATCCGCGCTTTAGGAAAAATCAATTTTATATTGTTGCGAGACCGAACCGGAATTGTTCAAACGATTGTTTTAGACCCGAAAATCGATATTTCTGATATTGAACGAGAAAGCGTCGTCACTATCTATGGTAAACCCAAAGTTGAAAAACAAGCCCCTGGTGGCTATGAAGTTGAAGTAACCAGCATCGAAGTAATTGAAAAATGTATTGCTCCTTTACCATTTGAGGTCAACCGCGCAACAGAATTAACTAATGTAAAGATAGACACAATTCTTGACCATCGACCTTTTAGTTTAAGAAATCCGGAATTAGGAAGTATCTTTCGCATCCAAGCCGAAATTGTTCGGGCATTTGCTGATTTTCTGCGCAATGATGGATTTCTCCAAATCCATACTTCTAAAATAATTTCTGCGGGCACTGAAGGTGGAACTAATCTTTTTCCGATTCAGTATTTTGAACAAAAGGCATATTTAGCCCAAAGCCCACAATTTTATAAGCAGATGCTGGTCGGCGCTGGCTATGAACGAGTCTTTGAGATCGGTTTTGTCTATCGCGCTGAAGACCATGCGACCTCTCGCCATATTAATGAATATCTTAGTCTCGATTTTGAAATGGGATTTATCGATTCGGAACAAGATGTAATAAATCAAGAAATCAGACTCTTGAAGTATATTTTTGAGTCTTTGCGCAAAAACTGCGCCGAAGAACTAAAATTACACAACGCCGAATTACCCGAAATCAACGACATTCCCCAATTAAGATTATCTGAAGCAATAAAAATTCTTAAAGACAAGTATCATAAGCAGATGGCATCAGAAGGTGATTTAGACCCCGAAGCAGAACGATTGATTTGTGACTACGCGAAAAAAGAATTTAATTCTGATTTTATCTATATCACTCATTATCCCGCTGAAGCCAGGCCATTCTACACAATGCCTGCGGAAAACGGTTTAACTCGAGGGTTTGATTTGCTGTATAAAGGTTTGGAAGTAACGACTGGAAGTCAACGTATCCATAATTATTATATGCTTGTGGAAAATATGAAAAAATTTGGATTAAACCCAGAAAATTTTGAATTTTATCTTGAGATTTTTAAATTCGGTATGCCACCCCATGGTGGACTTGCTATCGGCACTGAACGATTAACTCAACAGATTTTAAATCTTAAAAATATTCGCGAAGCAAGTCTATTTCCCCGCGACCGATACCGGTTAACGCCTTAA
- a CDS encoding glutamine synthetase beta-grasp domain-containing protein, translating to MTSSIKYDDRGSLHSSNPNKLKALTDADFIDLKYVDLLGKLRHLTFPISYLRIAKEKGVGFDSSSLRGFKRTERSDLILVPDETSSFVDPLFSAKTLSFFANIYYPYKFRDETKAANYAMRQRYEKDSRWILQKAVDLIKNEMKVDRILFLPELEFYVFTHISAISGGNRIGEQFIWEEQFSDLKSKSYLSVLQEAVAIYSDERTSGITGSYHQAPPADVYAEDRNQLVKMLEGCGVKVKYHHHEGGEFGQSEIEIIYNEPLSTADNIVIAKYIIKNYFYRLNKFATFMPKPLKNRHGSGLHFHHILEREEKSLFKGRNGSLSQLGENYIKGILSHLASLCAFCNPTTNSYKRLTGGFETPRAPTVGFADRTSAIRIPGYAEDFPIEYRVSDATCNPYLALAALLLAGLDGVRNKGNLKFSRIPSSLKFAVDALKNDSAYLTRDEVFPQEVIEFWIETKSEEAQEINLTPSPIEFVYYFDL from the coding sequence ATGACATCTTCAATTAAATACGATGACCGAGGAAGTCTCCATTCATCTAATCCTAATAAATTAAAGGCATTAACAGATGCAGATTTTATTGACCTTAAATATGTTGACCTTTTAGGAAAATTAAGACATCTTACTTTTCCCATATCCTATCTGAGGATTGCTAAAGAAAAAGGTGTCGGGTTTGATAGTTCTTCTTTAAGAGGCTTTAAGCGAACGGAACGGAGTGATTTAATCTTAGTGCCAGACGAAACTTCGTCTTTTGTTGACCCCCTTTTTTCTGCAAAGACCTTATCATTTTTTGCTAATATCTATTATCCCTACAAGTTCCGAGACGAGACAAAAGCTGCTAATTATGCTATGCGCCAACGATATGAAAAAGACTCAAGATGGATTTTACAAAAAGCGGTTGATTTAATTAAGAATGAAATGAAAGTAGATAGAATTTTATTCTTACCGGAACTTGAGTTTTATGTCTTTACCCATATTTCGGCAATAAGTGGTGGAAATCGAATTGGTGAACAGTTCATCTGGGAGGAACAATTTTCTGACCTGAAATCAAAATCTTATCTTAGTGTTCTTCAAGAGGCAGTGGCAATTTATAGTGATGAGCGAACTTCAGGCATAACCGGTTCTTATCATCAGGCACCACCGGCTGATGTTTATGCTGAAGACCGTAATCAATTAGTCAAAATGCTTGAAGGTTGTGGCGTGAAGGTAAAATATCACCATCATGAAGGTGGTGAATTTGGTCAGTCCGAGATTGAAATAATTTATAATGAACCGTTGTCAACAGCGGACAACATTGTAATTGCTAAATACATCATAAAAAATTATTTTTATCGACTGAATAAATTTGCAACCTTTATGCCGAAACCACTTAAAAATCGCCATGGTTCAGGACTGCATTTTCATCATATTCTGGAGCGAGAGGAAAAATCTCTATTCAAAGGTAGAAACGGAAGTCTTTCTCAATTGGGCGAGAATTATATTAAGGGCATTTTGTCGCATCTGGCTTCACTTTGTGCTTTTTGTAATCCCACAACTAATTCGTATAAACGATTAACTGGCGGTTTTGAAACTCCCCGTGCGCCAACCGTGGGGTTTGCGGACCGAACTTCAGCAATAAGAATACCGGGCTATGCGGAAGATTTTCCCATTGAATATCGGGTGAGTGATGCTACTTGTAATCCCTATTTAGCCTTAGCTGCTTTGCTTTTAGCCGGTCTGGATGGAGTGAGAAATAAAGGAAATTTAAAATTTAGTAGAATTCCAAGTTCTTTAAAATTTGCCGTGGATGCCTTAAAAAATGATTCCGCATATTTGACCCGCGATGAAGTCTTTCCTCAAGAAGTCATCGAGTTTTGGATTGAAACCAAATCCGAGGAAGCCCAAGAGATTAACCTGACACCCAGTCCCATTGAATTCGTTTATTATTTTGATTTGTAA
- the cdaA gene encoding diadenylate cyclase CdaA, whose protein sequence is MLSFLKPAYRDIIDILVVAVVFFYFLRFLKGTRALRMFYALIIILVLSVVVRWLDFKALGLIVDSLKTVWVVIFVILFQPEIRNALARFGRTRAFRFLLKPVSDKEIIEEILSACAILKERKYGALIVIERQIGLKDFIETGTKIEARVSSPLLISIFNPTSPLHDGACIISGDQIIAASCTLPLSEPGAGLFSKGVFWGMRHRAGIGITNVSDAVSIIVSGQTGNISFAEKGRIDSDLTITQLQDKLSKTISK, encoded by the coding sequence ATGCTATCTTTTCTTAAACCGGCTTACCGCGATATCATCGATATTCTTGTTGTTGCGGTTGTCTTCTTCTATTTTTTAAGGTTTCTTAAAGGCACACGGGCTTTAAGAATGTTTTATGCATTGATTATTATTCTGGTGCTTTCGGTGGTTGTGCGCTGGCTTGATTTTAAGGCGCTGGGCCTAATTGTTGATTCATTAAAGACAGTCTGGGTGGTTATTTTTGTTATTTTATTTCAGCCAGAAATTAGAAATGCTCTGGCTCGATTCGGTCGGACCCGGGCTTTTCGGTTTTTGCTTAAGCCAGTATCAGATAAAGAGATAATAGAAGAAATTCTTAGTGCTTGCGCAATTTTAAAAGAACGGAAGTATGGTGCGCTAATTGTGATTGAACGCCAAATCGGGTTAAAAGATTTTATTGAAACCGGCACAAAGATTGAAGCAAGAGTTTCTTCTCCCCTCCTTATTTCTATCTTTAATCCAACTTCACCATTGCATGATGGCGCTTGTATTATTTCTGGTGACCAGATAATTGCGGCATCTTGCACATTACCTTTAAGCGAACCCGGTGCTGGTCTTTTTTCCAAAGGTGTTTTTTGGGGAATGCGGCATCGGGCAGGAATTGGGATTACCAATGTCTCAGATGCAGTGTCAATTATTGTTTCAGGCCAAACCGGTAATATTTCGTTTGCGGAAAAAGGCAGAATTGATTCTGACTTGACAATTACCCAACTTCAAGATAAACTATCAAAAACAATTAGTAAATAG
- a CDS encoding DUF2723 domain-containing protein — MKPRLVKLIVSLGIFVVVLGVYLYSIAPTASFWDCGELIACSYILGVPHPPGTPLFVMLGRIFSLIPIAREYAFRVNFLTALFGAISCVLVYLVIFKLISLQKAGQMLRQRIPYLPHIAGIAGAIGLAFAYSFWDNCVETEVYTPCVVAALLVIYLELLWRDKVEAGVGDNRIVLFAIYLLFLSAGIHFTPLMLLFPLIIFAFIVDRKSVLQLHIIELIVLFLIIVAIAGLDLIDYFVLFLASPTVSVIQILRTNFLLFIVFVAVYAGYLYYLHTRKKLDSRYVFWGLIFIFLAGTVQFYLIVRAKQEPSINEVNPQKWEDFVSVLKREQYDPMKLYPRKTQFLTENDYRNYPNSYPAYGLVRAYFEQIKFYVRYLLWQWGNERYFDIFYRIRWQALIGIIPIILGFYGMWDHFRKDRKSWWLIFLCFLVASLGLITYLNLKYSPSDPREHLKYREVRERDYFFAFSFVFFTIFIGLGFNALLNYLIPKLKFHRIYTKAVAGLCVVFMFIPMFFNYGTVTRRGNWIPAEYGYNMLISCQGEKSILFTNGDNDTFPLWFVQEVPNRIANYDPKFGKNVAVANLSLLNTNWYVKQLKKWGAPISFSLEEIDRLPQGFMGEGRRTFLLKDIMLRDIIATNAGIKLKWPEDYASSAEKFMAKVMDNYKEGVMPIYFATTVDRAENLKDVEPYLRLEGMVNRVTNVKSANQIDVARTEYLVNEVYKMNSMLDPKVVKDENTKGLFLNYIANYAALAQEYQRMGNLDLAIATLSKTLKFDIEPQRKVPIYYNLSVFSMLKQDYNNALAFLDSVERQGISDPDLMLRRGWIYQSQGNYSLAEQSYQKARTIAPNQPEPVQSLVSLYTENLRDTAKAIAVLQDWLTRNPKDATAQQILQSLMPKTPTLPKSK, encoded by the coding sequence ATGAAACCAAGATTAGTTAAATTAATTGTTAGTCTCGGTATTTTCGTAGTCGTTTTAGGGGTTTATCTCTATTCGATTGCACCGACAGCTTCATTTTGGGATTGTGGCGAACTTATTGCTTGTTCTTATATTCTTGGAGTTCCCCATCCACCGGGCACACCGTTATTTGTAATGTTGGGAAGAATTTTCTCATTAATTCCTATTGCTCGGGAATATGCTTTTCGAGTGAATTTCTTAACTGCGCTTTTTGGAGCAATTTCCTGTGTTTTAGTTTATCTTGTTATTTTCAAACTTATTTCTTTACAGAAAGCGGGTCAGATGCTTCGTCAGAGGATACCATATTTACCCCATATTGCCGGCATTGCCGGTGCAATCGGATTAGCCTTTGCTTATTCTTTCTGGGATAATTGTGTTGAAACCGAAGTATATACCCCTTGTGTCGTTGCGGCATTATTAGTAATTTATTTGGAATTACTGTGGCGGGATAAGGTTGAAGCCGGTGTCGGTGATAACCGAATAGTATTATTTGCAATTTATCTTTTATTCTTATCTGCCGGTATTCACTTTACGCCGTTAATGCTACTTTTTCCATTAATCATCTTTGCATTTATTGTTGACCGCAAATCTGTCCTACAACTTCACATTATTGAATTAATCGTGCTTTTTTTGATTATAGTAGCCATTGCAGGTTTAGACTTAATTGACTATTTTGTATTATTCTTAGCCTCACCAACTGTCTCGGTCATTCAAATATTACGAACCAATTTCTTATTGTTCATTGTCTTTGTAGCGGTCTATGCCGGTTATCTTTACTATCTTCACACTCGCAAAAAACTTGACAGTCGGTATGTGTTTTGGGGTTTAATATTTATCTTTCTTGCCGGCACGGTTCAATTTTATCTTATTGTCCGGGCTAAGCAAGAGCCATCAATTAATGAAGTCAATCCGCAAAAATGGGAAGATTTTGTCAGTGTGCTGAAACGGGAACAATACGACCCAATGAAACTCTATCCGCGCAAAACTCAGTTTTTAACGGAAAACGATTATCGAAATTATCCCAATAGTTATCCGGCTTATGGTTTAGTTAGAGCCTACTTTGAGCAGATAAAATTTTATGTGCGGTATTTGCTCTGGCAATGGGGCAATGAAAGATATTTTGACATCTTTTATCGAATTCGCTGGCAGGCACTAATTGGCATTATTCCTATTATTCTTGGATTTTACGGTATGTGGGACCATTTTCGAAAAGACCGCAAGTCCTGGTGGTTGATCTTTTTATGCTTTTTAGTAGCATCTTTAGGCTTGATTACTTATCTTAATCTGAAATATTCGCCATCAGACCCAAGAGAACATCTAAAATATCGTGAAGTCCGAGAGCGTGATTACTTTTTTGCTTTCTCATTTGTCTTCTTTACCATTTTTATTGGACTGGGATTTAATGCCTTGCTTAATTATTTAATTCCCAAATTAAAATTCCATAGGATTTATACTAAAGCGGTTGCGGGATTATGCGTTGTCTTTATGTTTATTCCAATGTTCTTTAATTATGGTACGGTTACGCGTCGGGGAAATTGGATTCCAGCAGAATACGGCTATAATATGTTAATCTCGTGTCAGGGAGAGAAGAGTATTCTCTTTACGAATGGTGATAACGATACCTTTCCTCTTTGGTTTGTGCAAGAAGTGCCGAACCGCATTGCTAATTATGACCCGAAATTTGGTAAAAATGTCGCAGTTGCCAATCTTTCGCTATTAAATACTAACTGGTATGTCAAACAACTTAAAAAATGGGGTGCGCCGATTTCGTTCTCTTTAGAGGAAATTGACCGATTGCCTCAAGGCTTTATGGGTGAAGGTAGAAGAACTTTTCTTTTGAAAGATATCATGCTTCGAGATATTATTGCGACTAATGCCGGCATTAAACTCAAATGGCCTGAGGATTATGCTTCGTCAGCCGAAAAATTTATGGCCAAGGTGATGGACAATTATAAAGAAGGCGTGATGCCCATTTATTTTGCGACAACTGTTGACCGGGCAGAAAATCTCAAAGATGTTGAGCCATATCTGCGTTTAGAAGGTATGGTTAACCGCGTTACCAATGTTAAATCGGCCAATCAAATCGATGTCGCCCGAACCGAGTATCTGGTAAATGAAGTTTACAAAATGAATAGTATGCTTGACCCCAAAGTGGTAAAAGATGAAAATACCAAAGGTCTCTTCTTAAACTATATTGCTAACTATGCGGCATTGGCACAAGAATATCAAAGAATGGGCAACTTAGATTTAGCCATTGCTACCTTGAGCAAGACCTTAAAATTTGATATTGAACCGCAAAGAAAAGTTCCCATCTATTATAACCTTTCGGTATTTTCGATGTTAAAACAAGATTATAATAATGCGCTTGCCTTTTTAGATTCTGTAGAAAGACAAGGCATTTCAGACCCAGATTTAATGCTCAGAAGAGGGTGGATATATCAGAGTCAGGGCAATTATTCTTTAGCCGAGCAGTCTTATCAAAAGGCAAGGACTATAGCACCCAATCAACCCGAACCAGTGCAAAGTTTAGTTAGTTTATATACAGAAAATTTGCGCGATACGGCAAAAGCAATTGCAGTATTACAAGATTGGTTGACGCGTAATCCCAAAGATGCGACCGCACAACAAATCTTACAGTCCTTAATGCCTAAAACCCCAACCCTTCCTAAATCAAAGTAA
- a CDS encoding hydrogenase maturation nickel metallochaperone HypA, translated as MHEFTITQSILNQVLTTAQKHKAKRINKIKLQIGEGSAIIPECVRFYFDQIKIGTIAENAILDFEKIPVKVQCPQCKKEFLGLEITCNCQKGVEVVSGQEMIIEYIDIE; from the coding sequence ATGCATGAGTTCACGATAACGCAGTCAATCCTAAATCAAGTTTTAACTACGGCGCAAAAGCATAAGGCTAAAAGAATCAATAAAATCAAACTCCAAATCGGCGAAGGTTCAGCAATAATACCAGAGTGTGTAAGGTTCTATTTTGACCAGATAAAAATCGGCACCATTGCAGAAAATGCCATCTTAGATTTTGAAAAGATTCCTGTCAAAGTTCAGTGTCCTCAATGTAAAAAAGAATTTTTAGGACTGGAAATTACCTGCAATTGCCAAAAGGGTGTAGAAGTTGTCTCGGGCCAAGAGATGATTATTGAATATATTGATATTGAGTAA
- a CDS encoding cold shock domain-containing protein yields MATGKIKWFDEKKGFGFIEAEDGSGDIFVHYSDIVGEGYRTLREGERVQYEVENTPKGRKAVKVSKQ; encoded by the coding sequence TTGGCAACAGGTAAAATAAAGTGGTTTGATGAAAAAAAAGGCTTTGGCTTTATCGAAGCAGAAGACGGTAGTGGCGATATTTTTGTGCATTACAGCGATATCGTTGGTGAAGGTTATAGAACCCTTCGAGAAGGCGAAAGAGTTCAATACGAAGTAGAAAATACGCCCAAAGGTAGAAAAGCGGTTAAAGTATCCAAACAGTAA
- a CDS encoding radical SAM protein has product MAQCQLCQKNSPVISQYLSFCVDCIRTHFLKIKDKIDLIHQRSRIKFNLPLRPSRTKGGLKCGQCINQCILGEAETGYCNIYKNISGNLVGASKDFTYLQWYYDPLPTNCVAEGFCSANISDSAPYAYLPNSTYGYKNLAVFFCSCNFNCLFCQNWHYREKPTRMISFQELVDAVDNKTFCLCFFGGDPGPNLPFAIKVSEQILTQIPRPLPICWETNGAMTETLLNRIIDLSLNSGGCIKFDLKAYNEALNYALCGVSNKQTLKNIKKVAKYIYRRPKPPLLIISTLLIPGYIDQIEISQIAQFIANIDKNIPWILLAFYPCFYFSDMPITTKSQAEQALKIAQSCGLKNVRLGNIHLLV; this is encoded by the coding sequence ATGGCACAATGCCAACTCTGCCAAAAAAACTCGCCGGTTATTTCTCAATATTTAAGTTTTTGTGTTGATTGTATTAGAACGCATTTCCTAAAAATAAAAGATAAGATTGATTTGATTCATCAAAGAAGTCGCATCAAATTCAATTTACCATTAAGACCATCTCGAACCAAAGGAGGCTTAAAATGTGGTCAATGTATTAATCAATGTATTCTCGGTGAGGCTGAAACGGGTTATTGTAATATATATAAGAATATAAGCGGTAATTTAGTTGGTGCATCAAAAGATTTTACTTATCTTCAGTGGTATTATGACCCACTACCGACTAATTGTGTTGCTGAAGGATTTTGCTCGGCTAATATTTCAGATTCTGCCCCATATGCCTATTTACCTAATTCGACATATGGTTATAAAAACTTAGCGGTTTTTTTCTGCTCGTGTAATTTTAACTGTCTCTTCTGCCAAAACTGGCATTATCGAGAAAAACCAACCCGAATGATTAGTTTTCAAGAATTAGTAGATGCGGTAGATAATAAAACCTTTTGCCTCTGTTTTTTTGGTGGTGACCCAGGACCTAATCTACCTTTTGCTATCAAGGTATCTGAACAAATTTTGACGCAAATTCCAAGACCTCTTCCCATTTGTTGGGAAACTAATGGTGCTATGACTGAAACCTTATTAAATCGCATAATTGATTTATCATTAAACAGCGGTGGTTGTATTAAATTTGACCTTAAAGCCTATAATGAAGCATTAAATTATGCTTTATGTGGTGTTTCCAATAAACAAACACTAAAAAATATTAAAAAAGTCGCCAAATATATTTACCGAAGACCCAAACCTCCACTCCTTATTATCTCGACCTTATTAATTCCTGGTTACATTGACCAGATTGAAATTTCCCAGATTGCTCAATTTATTGCTAATATTGACAAAAATATTCCGTGGATACTTTTGGCTTTTTATCCTTGTTTCTATTTTTCTGATATGCCGATAACTACCAAAAGCCAAGCAGAACAGGCATTAAAAATTGCCCAGAGTTGTGGTCTTAAAAATGTTCGGTTAGGAAATATCCATCTTTTGGTGTAA
- the rpsJ gene encoding 30S ribosomal protein S10, protein MLKKQEKIRIKLKAYDHRILDQSAKDIVDVARRTGALVSGPIPLPTERSLFTVLRSPHVDKKSREQFELRVHKRLIEISNATREMVDALMKLEVPAGVEVEIKSA, encoded by the coding sequence ATGTTAAAGAAACAAGAAAAGATTAGAATTAAACTAAAAGCCTACGACCATCGGATTTTAGACCAGTCGGCAAAGGATATTGTTGATGTTGCCCGGCGCACTGGTGCCTTGGTCTCAGGACCAATTCCTTTGCCCACAGAACGCAGTCTTTTTACAGTATTACGTTCACCGCATGTGGATAAAAAGTCGCGAGAACAGTTTGAATTAAGAGTGCATAAACGACTGATTGAAATCTCAAATGCAACACGCGAGATGGTCGATGCTTTGATGAAGTTAGAAGTGCCGGCTGGCGTTGAAGTGGAGATTAAATCGGCATGA